One segment of Prionailurus bengalensis isolate Pbe53 chromosome X, Fcat_Pben_1.1_paternal_pri, whole genome shotgun sequence DNA contains the following:
- the TBX22 gene encoding T-box transcription factor TBX22 has product MALSSRALAFSVEALVERPRKRKLQDPREETQPELLKKEEGEEEERRNWTAGKKSQQPEKRPKAEPSATAFSACSGSDSDDSDHNRGRNLEEKGAIQVELQGSELWKRFHDIGTEMIITKAGRRMFPSVRVKVKGLDPGKQYYVAIDVVPVDSKRYRYVYHSSQWMVAGNTDHSCITPRFYVHPDSPCSGETWMRQIISFDRLKLTNNEMDDKGHIILQSMHKYKPRVHVMEQDSKVDLSRIESLPIEGVKTFLFKETEFTTVTAYQNQQITKLKIDRNPFAKGFRDPGRNRGVLDGPLEIYPWRPSLTLDFKTFGADTQSGSSGSSPVTFGGGTPPLNSLLFPPCSLPTFHLSTSSLGMPCPEVYLHNINLPLCYKICPNNFWRQQHLVLPPPERLASSNSSQCLAPLMMELSTLCSLGIANSENGSFEDLNGQCLQASNSSNQMLYGLQSPENILSPSSIGQEAIGCSLHPSCGFYRYNSVPYRLVNAAIHLKVNNSQVSFREGKSNHAYWCPTINHCL; this is encoded by the exons ATGGCTCTGAGCTCTCGGGCTCTTGCCTTCTCCGTGGAAGCCTTGGtggagagacccaggaaaaggAAACTGCAAGATccaagagaggagacacagcctGAGTTGctgaagaaagaggagggagaggaggaggagagaaggaactGGACAGCAGGGAAGAAGAGCCAGCAGCCCG AAAAACGACCCAAGGCAGAGCCTTCAGCAACTGCTTTCTCAGCCTGTAGCGGCAGCGACAGTGACGACAGTGACCACAACAGAGGCAGAAATCTGGAAGAGAAAGGTGCTATCCAAGTAGAGCTTCAAGGATCCGAACTGTGGAAGAGATTCCATGACATTGGGACTGAGATGATCATTACCAAGGCTGGCAG GCGGATGTTCCCCTCTGTTCGAGTCAAAGTGAAAGGGTTGGACCCAGGGAAGCAGTACTATGTGGCCATCGACGTGGTGCCAGTAGATTCCAAACGTTATAG GTATGTGTACCACAGCTCGCAGTGGATGGTAGCTGGGAATACAGACCACTCTTGCATTACTCCCAGGTTCTATGTTCACCCAGACTCACCCTGCTCTGGAGAGACCTGGATGCGGCAGATCATCAGCTTTGATAGATTGAAACTCACCAACAATGAGATGGATGACAAAGGTCAT ATCATTCTGCAGTCCATGCACAAGTACAAGCCCCGTGTGCATGTGATGGAACAGGACAGCAAAGTTGACTTGTCTCGGATTGAGTCCCTGCCCATTGAAGGGGTTAAAACGTTCCTCTTTAAAGAAACTGAGTTCACCACAGTGACTGCTTACCAAAACCAGCAG ATTACCAAACTGAAAATCGACAGGAATCCTTTTGCTAAAGGATTTAGAGATCCTGGAAGAAACAG GGGTGTATTGGATGGGCCTTTAGAGATCTACCCATGGAGGCCTTCTCTCACTCTGGATTTTAAAACTTTTGGTGCAGATACACAAA GTGGAAGCAGTGGCTCATCTCCAGTGACCTTTGGTGGAGGGACTCCTCCTTTGAACTCCTTGCTTTTTCCACCCTGCTCTCTGCCTACATTTCACTTATCTACAAGCTCCCTTGGAATGCCCTGTCCGGAGGTGTATCTGCACAATATCAACCTGCCCCTTTGCTACAAGATTTGCCCAAATAACTTTTGGCGACAGCAGCATCTTGTTTTGCCACCTCCTGAAAGACTAGCAAGCAGCAACAGTTCTCAGTGTTTAGCCCCACTCATGATGGAACTTTCCACATTATGTTCTCTGGGGATCGCCAATTCAGAAAATGGTTCATTTGAAGACTTGAATGGGCAGTGTCTACAGGCATCTAATTCTTCCAATCAAATGTTGTATGGATTACAGtcacctgaaaatattttatcaccAAGCTCCATTGGCCAGGAAGCAATTGGTTGctctctccatccttcctgtGGTTTTTATAGGTACAACTCAGTGCCATATAGACTGGTAAATGCTGCCATCCATCTCAAAGTGAATAATAGTCAAGTTTCTTTTAGAGAAGGCAAATCCAATCACGCTTATTGGTGTCCAACAATTAATCATTGCCTTTAA